Proteins encoded by one window of Thermococcus sp. EP1:
- a CDS encoding PD-(D/E)XK nuclease family protein — translation MENIEEFGKRLENLLKYGNIRGPKRTIRVTSVSFCPLKAALTTRYDVRFFGEKNKERILGQVLHMGLLGLIKDSWPYLQGDIEATPEIEKEVSYELGDGWLLTGRIDLVIGEHVFEFKFLSDWSYEKIPENLDEVDEESVLNAYTEQLNAYLNMLPDAEFGHLWIFRHNELIPWKKLEIKKDLRAFKGFLKRARDIIKLIESMENGELPKDPKPRFEWECKNCIFKSICFK, via the coding sequence GTGGAGAACATAGAAGAGTTTGGAAAACGGCTGGAAAACCTCCTTAAGTATGGAAATATCAGGGGGCCTAAAAGAACCATCAGAGTGACTTCTGTTTCTTTTTGTCCTTTGAAAGCAGCTTTAACCACTCGGTACGACGTTAGATTTTTTGGAGAGAAAAATAAGGAAAGGATACTAGGCCAGGTACTCCACATGGGCCTTTTAGGGCTTATCAAAGATTCATGGCCATATCTGCAGGGTGATATTGAGGCTACTCCTGAGATAGAAAAAGAAGTCTCATATGAGTTGGGGGATGGATGGCTTCTAACTGGTAGGATCGATCTTGTAATAGGGGAGCACGTGTTCGAGTTTAAGTTCCTTAGTGATTGGTCTTATGAGAAGATTCCTGAGAATCTGGATGAGGTTGATGAGGAGAGCGTGTTAAACGCTTATACAGAGCAGTTGAATGCGTATCTAAATATGCTCCCTGATGCAGAATTTGGACATCTCTGGATATTTCGACATAATGAATTAATCCCATGGAAAAAGCTGGAGATCAAAAAGGACTTAAGGGCATTTAAGGGGTTCTTGAAGAGAGCTAGAGATATTATTAAACTTATTGAATCCATGGAAAATGGAGAACTTCCCAAAGATCCAAAACCACGGTTTGAATGGGAATGCAAAAACTGTATTTTCAAGTCAATATGCTTTAAATAA
- a CDS encoding CRISPR-associated protein Cas2 has protein sequence MYIIVVYDVSVSRVNKVKKVTLAEYERIKKGIKELINENEDSVIIYKLRSRPKRKNLGIEKNPVEDII, from the coding sequence ATGTATATCATCGTAGTTTACGATGTGAGCGTTTCTCGAGTGAATAAGGTGAAAAAAGTCACGTTAGCCGAATATGAGAGAATTAAAAAAGGAATTAAGGAACTTATTAATGAAAATGAAGATTCCGTGATTATTTACAAGTTAAGGTCAAGGCCAAAAAGAAAGAATCTAGGAATAGAGAAAAATCCAGTTGAGGATATTATTTAA